In Endozoicomonas sp. GU-1, one DNA window encodes the following:
- a CDS encoding 2-oxoglutarate dehydrogenase E1 component — MQEGVMQRMWSSSHIAGGNAAYVEDMYERYLRDPNSVEVQWRDYFEKLPPVSGGGADVPHSTIQENFILMARQRQTTRPIQTSSVSSDHERKQVQVLRLISAFRIRGHQQAVIDPLGVMKREEFPDLSLAYHGLSEADLDTEFHTSTLFIGKEHASLREIYDALKATYCQSIGVEYMHIPQTEERRWFQSRMESVRSRPEVGVEAKLHLLERLTAAEGLEKYLGTKFPGTKRFGLEGGESLIPMLDEIIQRSGSYGSKELVIGMAHRGRLNVLVNILGKKPGDLFDEFEGKKLVERGSGDVKYHQGFSSNVMTPGGEVHLALMFNPSHLEIVTPVVEGSVRARQDRRKDSVGNKVVPIAIHGDAAFAGQGVVMETLQMSQTRAYKTGGTIHIIINNQVGFTTSFREDARSTEYCTDVAKIVGAPILHVNGDDPEAVQFATKLALDYRMEFHKDIVVDLVCYRRRGHNEADEPSATQPMMYSKIKSHTTTRDLYAKVLLGEGVISEAADKELVESFRNALDNGEHVVKALVKEPNKELFVDWAPYLGHEWTARHDTRVAVGTLQSLGQKLCEIPEGFVLQRQVSKIVEDRRKMAAGALPINWGCAELLAYASLLMEGSEVRITGQDVGRGTFSHRHAVFHNQKDGSTLVNLTKLSPEQPRFQIWDSFLSEEAVLAFEYGYAATTPNALVIWEAQFGDFANGAQVVIDQFISSGEHKWGRLSGLTMLLPHGYEGQGPEHSSARLERFLQLCAEHNIQVCVPTTPAQVFHMLRRQMLRPLRKPLVAFTPKSLLRHKQATSSLEELAEGSFRTIIPEVDGHEPSAITRMIMCSGKVYYDLLEKKRTEGLTDTVIIRIEQLYPFPQDDLDELIVSYPNLKDVVWCQEEPMNQGAWYCSQHHMRRSVVVHPNKTMSLKYAGREASAAPACGYMSIHAQEQQQLVNDAFSI; from the coding sequence ATGCAAGAAGGTGTAATGCAGCGGATGTGGAGTTCTTCCCACATTGCAGGGGGAAATGCTGCATACGTCGAGGATATGTACGAACGCTATCTGCGCGATCCCAACAGCGTAGAAGTACAGTGGCGTGACTATTTTGAAAAGTTGCCCCCGGTAAGTGGTGGTGGAGCGGATGTTCCACATTCTACCATCCAGGAAAATTTCATCCTTATGGCGCGTCAGCGTCAGACTACCCGCCCGATTCAGACTTCATCGGTTTCCAGTGATCATGAACGCAAGCAGGTTCAGGTTTTGCGTTTGATCAGTGCTTTTCGGATTCGCGGTCATCAGCAGGCTGTTATCGATCCTCTTGGTGTGATGAAGCGGGAAGAGTTTCCTGATCTATCCCTGGCATACCACGGTCTCAGTGAAGCGGACCTGGATACCGAGTTTCATACTTCAACGCTGTTTATTGGCAAGGAACACGCTTCTCTGCGGGAGATATACGATGCCTTAAAAGCCACCTATTGCCAGTCAATTGGTGTTGAATATATGCACATTCCCCAGACAGAAGAACGCCGCTGGTTTCAGAGTCGTATGGAAAGTGTTCGCAGCCGCCCGGAGGTAGGAGTAGAAGCCAAGCTGCACTTGCTGGAACGATTGACTGCAGCGGAAGGTCTGGAAAAATACCTGGGGACCAAGTTTCCCGGAACCAAACGGTTTGGCCTGGAAGGTGGTGAGTCTCTGATCCCCATGCTGGATGAGATTATTCAGCGCTCCGGCTCCTATGGTTCGAAGGAGCTGGTGATCGGCATGGCTCACCGTGGCCGCTTGAACGTACTGGTCAATATTCTGGGTAAGAAACCCGGAGATCTGTTTGACGAATTTGAAGGCAAGAAGCTGGTTGAACGTGGCTCCGGTGATGTGAAATACCATCAGGGCTTTTCTTCCAATGTGATGACGCCGGGTGGTGAGGTACATCTTGCCCTGATGTTTAACCCATCGCATCTGGAAATTGTTACCCCGGTGGTTGAGGGTTCAGTCAGAGCCCGTCAGGATCGCCGAAAAGATTCAGTGGGCAACAAAGTAGTCCCAATTGCCATTCACGGTGATGCCGCTTTTGCGGGGCAGGGGGTTGTGATGGAAACCCTGCAGATGTCCCAGACCCGTGCCTATAAAACCGGTGGCACCATCCATATCATCATTAACAATCAGGTCGGCTTTACCACCAGTTTCCGCGAAGATGCCCGTTCGACAGAATACTGTACCGATGTTGCCAAGATTGTCGGGGCACCGATCCTTCATGTTAACGGTGATGACCCTGAGGCGGTTCAGTTTGCCACCAAACTGGCCCTTGATTACCGCATGGAGTTCCATAAAGACATTGTTGTAGACCTGGTCTGTTACCGTCGTCGCGGGCACAATGAGGCGGATGAGCCTTCCGCCACTCAGCCGATGATGTACAGCAAGATTAAATCCCACACGACCACCAGGGATCTTTATGCCAAGGTTCTGCTGGGCGAAGGTGTGATCAGTGAGGCGGCTGATAAAGAGCTGGTAGAGAGTTTCCGTAATGCCCTGGACAACGGTGAGCATGTGGTCAAGGCCCTGGTGAAAGAGCCTAATAAAGAGCTCTTTGTGGACTGGGCTCCCTATCTTGGTCACGAATGGACCGCCCGCCATGATACCCGTGTCGCTGTGGGAACACTGCAATCATTAGGCCAGAAGCTGTGTGAAATTCCCGAAGGTTTTGTGCTGCAGCGGCAGGTCAGCAAGATCGTTGAGGATCGTCGCAAAATGGCGGCAGGAGCCCTGCCGATTAACTGGGGGTGTGCTGAACTGCTGGCCTATGCGTCACTGCTGATGGAAGGCAGTGAGGTTCGAATTACCGGGCAGGATGTCGGTCGGGGAACTTTTTCTCACCGCCATGCGGTATTCCATAACCAGAAAGATGGCTCGACTCTGGTGAACCTGACCAAACTTTCCCCGGAGCAGCCACGGTTCCAGATCTGGGACTCATTCCTGTCCGAAGAAGCAGTTCTGGCTTTTGAGTACGGCTACGCAGCAACAACGCCCAATGCACTGGTTATCTGGGAAGCTCAGTTTGGTGATTTTGCCAACGGTGCCCAGGTGGTTATTGACCAGTTTATTTCCAGTGGCGAGCACAAGTGGGGGCGCCTGTCAGGCCTCACCATGCTGCTGCCCCATGGTTATGAAGGTCAAGGACCGGAGCACTCATCGGCAAGGCTTGAGCGTTTCTTGCAGCTGTGTGCCGAACACAATATTCAGGTTTGCGTTCCGACAACGCCAGCCCAGGTGTTCCACATGTTGAGACGGCAGATGCTGCGTCCGCTGCGTAAACCGTTGGTGGCATTTACCCCCAAGAGTCTGCTCCGTCACAAACAGGCCACCTCCTCACTGGAAGAGCTGGCAGAGGGCAGTTTCCGGACGATTATCCCTGAGGTTGACGGTCATGAGCCATCAGCGATCACCCGGATGATTATGTGCTCAGGAAAGGTCTACTATGACCTGCTGGAAAAGAAGAGAACGGAAGGGCTGACTGATACGGTGATTATCCGCATTGAACAGCTTTACCCATTCCCTCAGGACGATCTGGATGAACTCATTGTCAGTTATCCAAACCTGAAAGATGTGGTCTGGTGTCAGGAAGAGCCAATGAACCAGGGGGCGTGGTACTGTAGTCAGCATCACATGCGTCGCTCAGTTGTCGTTCATCCGAATAAAACAATGAGTCTCAAGTACGCAGGGCGCGAAGCATCAGCCGCTCCGGCATGTGGCTATATGTCAATACATGCCCAGGAACAGCAGCAATTGGTAAATGATGCTTTCAGCATTTGA
- a CDS encoding succinate dehydrogenase iron-sulfur subunit: protein MKVSIYRYNPEADKKPYMMDFDVDIPEGRDLMVLDVLNLIKEQDPTLVYRRSCREGVCGSDGLSIGGTNGLACITPLSEAVRGNKLVIRPLPGLPVIRDLVVDMSLFYKQYEKIKPYLINDTPAPAIERLQSPEDREKLDGLYECILCACCSTACPSFWWNPDKFVGPSGLLQAYRFLADSRDTATEERLADLDDPFSVFRCRGIMNCVNVCPKGLNPTRAIGHIRQMLFKSAT from the coding sequence ATGAAGGTAAGTATCTATCGCTATAACCCGGAAGCCGACAAAAAGCCCTACATGATGGACTTTGATGTCGATATCCCGGAAGGCCGGGACCTGATGGTTCTGGACGTTCTGAATCTGATTAAAGAGCAGGATCCAACGCTGGTTTACCGACGTTCCTGTCGAGAGGGTGTTTGTGGCTCCGATGGCTTGAGTATTGGCGGTACCAATGGTCTGGCTTGCATTACCCCTTTGTCAGAAGCTGTCAGGGGAAATAAGCTGGTCATTCGTCCACTGCCCGGGTTGCCAGTAATCAGAGACCTGGTGGTTGATATGAGTCTGTTCTACAAACAGTACGAAAAGATCAAGCCATACCTGATTAACGATACGCCAGCGCCAGCCATTGAACGGCTTCAGTCCCCGGAAGACAGGGAGAAGCTGGATGGGCTTTATGAGTGTATTCTTTGCGCCTGCTGCTCAACAGCCTGCCCTTCCTTCTGGTGGAACCCTGATAAATTTGTTGGTCCTTCCGGCCTGTTGCAAGCTTATCGTTTCCTTGCCGATAGCAGGGATACAGCGACAGAGGAGCGTCTGGCAGATCTTGATGACCCATTCAGTGTTTTCCGTTGCCGGGGGATCATGAACTGCGTCAATGTCTGCCCCAAAGGCTTGAACCCGACACGGGCTATTGGTCATATCAGACAGATGTTGTTTAAGAGTGCAACATAG
- the sdhD gene encoding succinate dehydrogenase, hydrophobic membrane anchor protein: MVTNITNLSRSGLYDWMLQRLTAVVLGVYSVFLLGYLVINPDLQYDQWGELFDETWMRIFTLLALISILAHAWIGMWTITTDYFNDRAFGSKSVLIRFPLQVVCFIALFSYVIWGVQILWGL; the protein is encoded by the coding sequence ATGGTAACCAATATCACCAATTTGTCCCGCAGTGGGCTTTATGACTGGATGCTGCAAAGGCTGACGGCAGTGGTTCTTGGTGTCTATTCAGTGTTTCTACTGGGCTACCTGGTTATCAATCCGGATCTGCAGTATGACCAGTGGGGTGAGCTCTTTGATGAAACCTGGATGCGGATTTTTACTCTGCTGGCGTTGATCTCTATTCTGGCTCATGCATGGATCGGTATGTGGACGATCACCACTGACTATTTTAATGATCGCGCTTTTGGCAGTAAGTCCGTCCTTATCCGTTTTCCTTTGCAGGTTGTGTGCTTTATTGCCCTGTTCAGTTATGTGATCTGGGGCGTGCAAATTCTTTGGGGGCTTTAA
- the sdhC gene encoding succinate dehydrogenase, cytochrome b556 subunit: protein MYATERWGKRVNSKRPVNLDITTIKLPLPAYTSILHRISGVILFIGLGFLLYGLELSLASEESFDALKALLSAPLAKFIIWGILSALIYHLIAGVKHLLMDMDVGDGKESGSLGSIVTLVLSTVLIILAGVWIW, encoded by the coding sequence GTGTACGCCACCGAGCGTTGGGGCAAAAGAGTGAATAGCAAAAGACCTGTCAATCTCGATATAACAACAATCAAATTACCCCTGCCTGCATACACTTCGATATTGCACCGCATATCGGGTGTCATCCTGTTTATTGGTTTGGGTTTTCTTCTGTATGGACTGGAATTGTCGCTTGCTTCCGAGGAGTCATTTGACGCCCTCAAGGCCTTGCTGTCAGCTCCCCTGGCAAAATTCATAATCTGGGGTATTTTGTCTGCCCTGATTTATCATTTGATTGCCGGAGTGAAACATCTGTTGATGGATATGGATGTGGGTGATGGCAAGGAGTCTGGAAGTCTCGGATCTATTGTGACTCTGGTTCTTTCAACAGTGCTGATTATCCTTGCGGGGGTTTGGATATGGTAA
- the gltA gene encoding citrate synthase translates to MADKKALLSIDGTDQTLELPIYSGSLGPDVVDVRGLTSNGLFTYDPGFVSTASCESKITYIDGDKGILLHRGYPIEQLAEQSDYLETCYLLLYGDLPNRQEKEKFENTIMRHTMLHEQMSDLFSGFRRDAHPMAVMCGVVGALSAFYHDSLDITNEVHREICAYRLISKMPTLAAMAYKYSIGQPFVYPRNDLSYGGNFLHMMFATPCEEYEVKPVLAKAMDRIFLLHADHEQNASTSTVRLAGSSGANPFACIAAGIAALWGPAHGGANEAVLVMLNEIGDEANIDEYIAKAKDKDDPFRLMGFGHRVYKNFDPRAKVMKQTCDEVLTELGLEDDPLFRIAKRLEKIALEDEYFIKKKLYPNVDFYSGIILKALGIPTEMFTVIFATGRTPGWIAHWHEMISGDYRIGRPRQLYTGETKRDYIAVTDRS, encoded by the coding sequence ATGGCTGACAAGAAAGCTCTACTCTCCATTGACGGCACGGACCAGACACTGGAGTTACCCATTTATTCAGGCTCTCTCGGGCCGGATGTTGTTGATGTCAGGGGGCTGACTTCCAACGGTCTGTTCACCTACGATCCGGGCTTTGTTTCCACTGCATCCTGTGAGTCGAAAATTACTTACATCGATGGCGACAAAGGTATCCTCCTGCATCGTGGCTATCCAATAGAACAGCTGGCTGAGCAGTCTGATTATCTGGAAACCTGTTACCTGCTGCTTTATGGAGACCTCCCAAACCGCCAGGAAAAGGAAAAGTTCGAAAACACCATCATGCGTCACACCATGCTCCATGAACAGATGAGCGATCTGTTTTCCGGATTCCGTCGTGATGCTCACCCAATGGCGGTTATGTGTGGTGTTGTCGGAGCCCTGTCGGCGTTCTATCACGACTCACTGGACATCACCAATGAAGTGCATCGCGAAATCTGTGCCTATCGCCTGATCTCCAAAATGCCTACGCTTGCTGCCATGGCCTACAAATACTCCATTGGCCAGCCGTTTGTTTACCCACGCAATGACCTGAGCTACGGTGGCAACTTCCTCCATATGATGTTTGCCACACCCTGTGAAGAGTATGAAGTCAAGCCTGTTCTGGCCAAGGCAATGGATCGCATTTTCCTGCTCCATGCGGACCATGAACAGAATGCCTCCACCTCCACCGTTCGTCTTGCAGGCTCTTCGGGAGCCAACCCATTTGCCTGTATTGCTGCCGGTATCGCTGCCCTCTGGGGGCCTGCTCACGGCGGTGCCAATGAAGCAGTGCTGGTGATGCTGAACGAGATTGGGGATGAAGCCAACATTGATGAGTACATTGCCAAGGCAAAAGACAAAGACGACCCATTCCGCCTGATGGGCTTTGGCCACCGTGTTTACAAGAACTTTGACCCTCGCGCCAAAGTAATGAAACAAACCTGCGATGAAGTGCTGACGGAACTGGGCCTTGAAGATGACCCTCTGTTCCGGATTGCCAAACGTCTGGAGAAAATCGCCCTGGAGGATGAGTACTTTATCAAGAAGAAGCTCTACCCCAATGTGGACTTTTACTCCGGGATTATTCTCAAGGCCCTGGGTATTCCAACGGAGATGTTCACGGTAATTTTTGCTACCGGTCGAACTCCGGGCTGGATTGCCCACTGGCATGAGATGATCAGCGGTGATTATCGTATCGGGCGTCCTCGTCAGCTATACACCGGTGAGACAAAACGTGACTACATAGCTGTAACTGATCGCAGTTAA
- the ddpX gene encoding D-alanyl-D-alanine dipeptidase: MKAPTELKLITAEQSGIDIDMAYATSKNFTGHPIYKSHDCYLHPLAAQGIKRAAELLRLLNLKLKVWDAFRPITAQAELFRFFPDPDYVSDPESGLCSHCRGVAIDLTIIDHFGHELEMGTPFDDFRPLAHHGNKQISAEAQCNRLLLAGVMNLAGFDPLDTEWWHYQLPEAASYPIIKPEQIPSTLT; the protein is encoded by the coding sequence ATGAAAGCGCCCACAGAACTGAAACTCATTACCGCAGAACAGTCTGGCATTGATATCGACATGGCGTATGCGACCAGCAAGAATTTTACCGGACATCCGATTTATAAAAGCCACGACTGTTATCTTCACCCACTGGCCGCACAAGGCATCAAACGAGCTGCAGAGCTGTTACGTCTACTGAATTTGAAATTGAAAGTGTGGGATGCTTTCAGGCCAATAACGGCTCAGGCAGAATTATTCCGGTTTTTTCCTGATCCTGATTATGTTTCCGACCCGGAGAGCGGCCTGTGCAGCCATTGCCGAGGGGTAGCAATTGACCTCACTATTATTGACCATTTTGGTCATGAGCTTGAGATGGGAACCCCATTTGATGACTTCCGCCCCCTGGCACACCATGGCAATAAACAGATTTCTGCTGAGGCGCAATGCAACCGTCTGCTTCTGGCAGGCGTCATGAATCTTGCTGGCTTTGATCCTTTAGATACTGAATGGTGGCACTATCAACTGCCGGAGGCTGCAAGCTACCCCATTATTAAACCGGAGCAGATACCATCAACACTGACGTAA
- a CDS encoding protein kinase domain-containing protein — translation MDGVSGNGSNRPVDVAGQDHKLPGQQVGSVGENAEKALPESELHHHETGLRARSVSGTDLSVGWSSADEDHSSEDESNSSEDESNSSGDEGNADSVNGDEGFADVEIPGINSSPDSFSRTDDGDDNDIIFRDDNSSGIGSAPTTPGEKPEAPWPVPASAGEKLPRSLSLGENPDKSNATVSEISCNNNAEPPACETLVVRYSPRAPAKKPWIIRSRSIDASDEEAKAVYEADHHEALLLRSLSSDFIIGFIGFNGIIDTKDYTTELVLQDGGVNMARAITQVLPDERVPTIVSWLYDLARGLTVLKQNRILHRDIKPENLLVDMTANRLRIADFGNAHRVVEDRFPCDASGSARYSAPEVKECKRQNYSADIYSAGISFVEIMMDADLLTMHTWQEFSRQKLPVTLAEPHCQHRSAPELTTLVNGMIKKKANLRPWAETIVHTLQGHGLQP, via the coding sequence ATGGATGGCGTATCCGGGAATGGGAGTAATCGGCCTGTGGATGTTGCCGGTCAGGATCACAAGCTACCGGGACAGCAAGTTGGGAGCGTAGGGGAGAATGCTGAAAAGGCGTTACCTGAGTCTGAGCTCCATCACCATGAAACGGGTTTACGGGCACGAAGCGTATCCGGGACGGATCTCTCTGTGGGCTGGTCTAGCGCAGATGAAGACCACTCCAGCGAGGATGAGAGCAACTCCAGCGAGGATGAGAGCAACTCCAGCGGGGATGAGGGCAACGCTGACAGTGTCAACGGTGATGAAGGTTTTGCTGATGTTGAGATTCCCGGTATCAACAGTAGTCCGGATTCTTTTTCCCGGACAGATGACGGCGACGATAACGATATCATCTTCAGAGATGACAACTCATCCGGGATTGGAAGTGCGCCAACGACTCCCGGCGAGAAACCTGAAGCCCCCTGGCCGGTGCCTGCCAGCGCCGGAGAAAAGTTACCCAGGTCGCTCTCCCTGGGGGAAAATCCAGATAAGTCCAACGCTACTGTCAGTGAAATCAGCTGCAATAATAATGCTGAACCTCCAGCCTGCGAGACGCTCGTGGTCAGGTACTCACCCCGTGCCCCGGCAAAGAAGCCATGGATAATCCGAAGTCGCAGTATTGATGCCAGTGATGAAGAGGCTAAGGCGGTTTATGAGGCCGATCATCATGAGGCTCTGTTGCTCAGGTCGCTGAGCAGTGATTTTATTATCGGTTTTATTGGCTTTAACGGAATCATTGACACGAAGGACTACACCACGGAGCTGGTTCTCCAGGATGGCGGAGTCAATATGGCCCGGGCGATCACTCAGGTACTGCCGGATGAACGCGTCCCGACCATCGTTTCCTGGCTGTATGATCTGGCTCGTGGTCTGACGGTGCTGAAGCAGAACCGCATTTTGCACCGGGATATCAAACCGGAGAATCTGCTGGTTGATATGACTGCGAACCGTCTGCGGATCGCCGATTTTGGTAATGCCCACCGGGTGGTTGAGGACCGCTTTCCCTGCGATGCCTCCGGTTCTGCCCGCTATTCTGCGCCAGAGGTGAAAGAGTGCAAGCGACAGAATTACAGTGCTGATATTTACTCCGCTGGCATCTCATTTGTTGAGATTATGATGGATGCAGACTTGTTAACCATGCATACCTGGCAGGAATTTTCCCGACAGAAGTTACCGGTAACGCTTGCTGAACCTCATTGTCAGCATCGGTCAGCTCCCGAGCTGACGACATTGGTCAACGGGATGATTAAAAAAAAAGCCAATCTGCGACCCTGGGCGGAAACGATTGTGCACACACTGCAGGGGCATGGTTTGCAACCTTAA
- the ddpX gene encoding D-alanyl-D-alanine dipeptidase has protein sequence MTTINSNGNLALLSEKHHPVTLDITYASSNNFTGKPIYQSSQCFLHTDALTCLLKAAELLRPLNLRLKIWDAFRPLSAQRILFHHMPNPDYVGNPESDPCPHCRGVAVDLTITDRFGRELDMGSQFDDFRPLAHHGNALVSEEAQRNRLMLAGVMNIAGFKPLATEWWHYQLPNVESYPLIPEAETPEGIM, from the coding sequence GTGACGACAATAAATAGTAATGGCAATCTGGCTCTACTTAGCGAAAAGCACCACCCCGTTACCCTTGATATTACCTATGCCAGTAGCAACAACTTTACCGGCAAGCCCATTTACCAGAGCAGCCAATGCTTCCTGCATACTGACGCACTGACTTGCCTGCTGAAAGCGGCCGAGCTGCTCAGACCACTGAATCTCCGGCTCAAAATCTGGGATGCCTTTCGTCCACTGTCGGCGCAGCGCATCCTGTTTCATCACATGCCGAACCCTGACTATGTTGGCAACCCGGAATCCGACCCCTGCCCTCATTGCAGAGGCGTTGCGGTAGATCTCACCATCACCGACCGTTTTGGCAGAGAGCTTGACATGGGCAGCCAATTTGATGACTTTCGTCCGCTGGCCCATCATGGTAACGCTCTGGTTTCAGAAGAAGCTCAGCGCAACCGGCTTATGCTGGCAGGCGTGATGAATATTGCCGGTTTTAAGCCCCTGGCAACCGAGTGGTGGCACTACCAGCTACCCAACGTGGAGAGTTATCCCTTAATCCCTGAAGCTGAGACACCTGAAGGGATAATGTAA
- a CDS encoding cation transporter, producing the protein MYHWLQLNELNILRYSVVLELFFGVTGILVAFYSRSNAVLLDGCYSLLCTLTMMANVRISQIVKLPPSPESPYGYPTLEPLMLFFEGIILLGLCLALLSFSVCKLITGGYIPEFDLALAYEIFSTIIGGATATLFFLLHRSKPSPLIYFECQEWLVDSAVSAAATAAFAIAYRLGNSHPITPFIDSILTIALLLFLVGLPLKTLHKNFKQLLLKDVVTPELLESTKKVIAKQWDAQQINISMIWLGRWLWVNVEITIHNDTLPTKEEFESIRAKAEHAISSICQYYRLQFSFSFQNST; encoded by the coding sequence ATGTATCACTGGCTACAGCTAAATGAGCTCAACATCCTGCGCTATTCTGTTGTGCTGGAACTTTTTTTTGGAGTGACAGGTATTCTCGTAGCCTTCTACAGCCGCTCAAACGCTGTTTTGCTGGATGGTTGTTATTCCCTGCTTTGTACCTTGACGATGATGGCAAATGTCAGAATATCCCAGATCGTCAAGCTGCCGCCATCCCCTGAAAGCCCTTATGGTTACCCAACCCTTGAGCCATTAATGCTTTTTTTTGAAGGCATTATTTTACTGGGACTTTGCCTTGCCTTACTGTCTTTTTCTGTCTGCAAACTCATCACCGGTGGGTATATACCGGAGTTTGACCTTGCCCTGGCTTACGAGATTTTTTCAACGATCATCGGGGGAGCTACAGCCACGCTTTTTTTTCTGCTTCATCGTTCCAAACCCTCCCCGCTGATCTATTTTGAATGCCAGGAGTGGCTGGTTGACTCTGCCGTCAGTGCAGCGGCCACGGCAGCGTTTGCCATAGCTTACCGGTTAGGAAATAGTCACCCGATTACCCCTTTTATTGACTCCATACTCACCATAGCGCTACTGCTGTTTCTGGTCGGGCTCCCCCTCAAGACACTGCACAAAAACTTTAAACAATTGCTGCTAAAAGATGTGGTAACACCTGAGCTGTTAGAATCGACAAAAAAAGTCATCGCAAAACAATGGGACGCTCAGCAAATCAATATCAGCATGATCTGGCTCGGCAGATGGTTATGGGTCAATGTAGAGATAACCATCCATAACGATACTTTGCCAACTAAAGAGGAGTTTGAGAGTATCAGGGCTAAAGCAGAACACGCTATCAGCTCAATATGTCAATATTATCGTCTTCAGTTCAGCTTCAGTTTTCAGAACAGCACTTAA